Proteins encoded by one window of Enterobacter hormaechei subsp. xiangfangensis:
- a CDS encoding HK97 family phage prohead protease yields MPEIQKTLAFDQTEIKFTGDGSKGTFEGYASVFNNTDSDGDIILPGAFAGVVANQSRKVAMFFNHQTRAIPVGKWDAMHEDEKGLFVRGQLTPGLSLAEDLKAAMQHGTVEGMSVGFSVGPDDYTVGTSGLIFKNISYLREISVCTFPANELAGVTAMKSIDGIKTIRDAEAWLRDSVGLTRAEAQAFIARVKSAGRSEFGGGDIDALAQRITSFAANLRNP; encoded by the coding sequence ATGCCTGAAATTCAAAAGACGCTGGCGTTCGACCAGACCGAAATCAAGTTTACCGGTGACGGCAGTAAGGGAACGTTTGAAGGGTACGCCTCGGTTTTCAATAACACCGATTCCGATGGCGACATTATTTTGCCCGGCGCTTTCGCTGGTGTGGTCGCTAACCAGAGCCGCAAGGTGGCTATGTTCTTTAACCACCAGACGCGAGCCATCCCGGTTGGCAAGTGGGATGCCATGCACGAAGACGAGAAGGGGCTTTTTGTACGTGGGCAACTCACTCCGGGGTTAAGCCTGGCCGAAGATCTGAAGGCCGCCATGCAGCATGGCACGGTTGAAGGCATGTCGGTCGGTTTTTCAGTCGGCCCCGATGATTACACCGTCGGCACGTCAGGCCTGATTTTCAAAAACATTTCTTACCTGCGGGAAATCAGTGTCTGCACCTTCCCGGCAAACGAACTGGCAGGCGTAACTGCCATGAAGAGCATCGACGGCATTAAAACCATTCGTGACGCGGAGGCCTGGCTGAGGGATTCAGTCGGCCTTACGCGCGCTGAAGCGCAGGCGTTTATCGCCCGCGTGAAGTCCGCAGGCCGAAGCGAGTTCGGCGGCGGCGACATTGACGCGCTGGCACAGCGCATAACTTCCTTTGCCGCTAACCTGCGGAATCCTTAA
- a CDS encoding phage head closure protein, producing the protein MQAGKLRHRVTLQRPVKTQNPATGAIINGWADVATLWASVVDLSAREFVAAQAGQSEVTTRITIRWRDDVTSKHRILYLGRVYNVHGVLSDDKSGREYLTLPCSQGVNDG; encoded by the coding sequence ATGCAGGCCGGAAAACTTCGTCACCGCGTTACATTGCAGAGGCCTGTTAAAACCCAGAATCCGGCTACCGGAGCCATCATTAACGGCTGGGCTGACGTTGCTACCCTGTGGGCCAGTGTTGTCGATCTGTCCGCGCGTGAGTTTGTAGCGGCCCAGGCAGGGCAGAGCGAAGTCACGACGCGGATCACTATTCGCTGGCGCGATGATGTAACCAGTAAGCACCGAATCCTTTATCTCGGCCGTGTTTATAACGTCCATGGCGTTCTGTCCGACGATAAAAGCGGGCGCGAATATCTGACACTTCCATGTTCGCAGGGGGTTAACGATGGCTGA
- a CDS encoding phage tail tube protein has translation MSVLTQGTQLFVLAKGAVSEVECITAFSPGSNPADQIEDTCLSERFDRSYKRGLRTPGTASLTLNADPKNTSHIMLYNLSISDDEEDQDLTFAIGWSDGTASPTAAEDGASGAVDGLVLPDSRTWFVFKGYVSDFPFDFAANTVVSTSASVQRSGSAVWVPKVVTP, from the coding sequence ATGTCTGTATTGACGCAAGGTACGCAGCTCTTTGTGCTCGCAAAAGGCGCGGTGAGCGAAGTTGAATGTATCACTGCATTCTCACCCGGCAGCAACCCGGCGGACCAGATTGAAGACACCTGTCTTTCTGAGCGCTTTGATCGCAGCTATAAGCGTGGTCTTCGAACGCCTGGCACAGCATCACTGACGCTTAACGCTGATCCTAAAAATACCAGCCACATCATGCTCTACAACCTGTCCATTTCGGACGACGAAGAGGATCAGGACCTGACGTTCGCGATTGGATGGTCAGACGGAACCGCATCGCCAACTGCGGCTGAAGATGGTGCATCCGGTGCAGTCGATGGCCTGGTGTTACCTGACAGCCGCACATGGTTCGTATTCAAAGGCTATGTGTCCGACTTCCCGTTTGATTTTGCAGCAAACACGGTTGTTTCTACTTCTGCATCTGTCCAGCGCTCCGGATCTGCTGTTTGGGTGCCAAAAGTCGTGACCCCATAA
- a CDS encoding phage major capsid protein yields the protein MSELATLEKAIENSQKEVKELIEEQRKSINQNGEINKQLQTDLAKAQDELKTTGTRLFDLEQKLAGNSPEQTAKKSFAERVSEDLMKGWDGSRTKAKVTSFDKAIGSGANSAGALVLPQQNPGILMPGLRRLTVRDLLAQGRISSNALEYVRENVFTNAAAPVAEGTLKPESNITFTKETANVKTIAHWIQASRQIMDDAPALQSYINTRMMYGLALAEENQMLNGDGTGDNLEGLNVVANDYETALNASGDTGADVLAHAIYQVSLSEFEADGIVLNPADWHRIALLKDANGNYILGGPQAFASKVLWGLPVVSTTAQAAGKFTVGAFGLASQVWDRMDATIEISNQDRDNFIRNMLTILCEERLALAHYRPAAIVTGDIAVSSGE from the coding sequence ATGTCTGAATTAGCAACCCTGGAAAAAGCGATCGAGAACTCCCAGAAAGAAGTGAAGGAGCTTATCGAGGAGCAGCGTAAATCCATCAACCAGAACGGCGAAATCAACAAGCAGCTGCAGACCGATCTGGCTAAAGCCCAGGATGAACTGAAAACGACCGGTACCCGCCTGTTCGATCTTGAGCAGAAGCTGGCTGGCAACTCGCCTGAACAGACCGCCAAGAAGTCCTTTGCAGAGCGCGTATCCGAAGACCTGATGAAAGGCTGGGACGGCTCACGCACCAAAGCGAAAGTGACCAGTTTTGATAAAGCGATTGGGTCTGGCGCCAACTCCGCCGGCGCCCTGGTTCTGCCGCAGCAGAATCCTGGTATCTTGATGCCTGGCCTGCGCCGACTGACTGTCCGTGACCTTCTGGCCCAGGGCCGAATTTCCAGTAACGCGCTTGAATACGTGCGAGAAAACGTCTTCACCAATGCCGCCGCTCCTGTGGCCGAGGGCACCCTGAAGCCGGAAAGTAACATCACCTTCACCAAAGAGACGGCGAACGTCAAAACCATCGCCCACTGGATCCAGGCATCGCGCCAGATTATGGACGATGCGCCAGCGCTTCAGTCCTATATCAATACCCGCATGATGTATGGCCTGGCGCTGGCGGAAGAAAACCAGATGCTCAACGGCGACGGTACCGGCGATAATCTGGAAGGACTCAACGTGGTTGCAAATGATTATGAGACTGCGCTGAATGCCTCGGGTGATACTGGTGCGGATGTGCTGGCGCACGCTATCTATCAGGTATCACTGAGTGAATTTGAAGCCGATGGCATCGTCCTTAACCCGGCAGACTGGCACCGGATTGCGTTGCTGAAAGACGCCAACGGCAACTACATCCTCGGTGGCCCACAGGCGTTTGCGTCAAAAGTGCTGTGGGGGCTGCCTGTTGTCTCCACCACGGCGCAGGCGGCGGGTAAATTTACCGTTGGCGCGTTCGGCCTGGCCTCTCAGGTCTGGGATCGCATGGATGCAACTATCGAAATCAGCAACCAGGACCGCGACAACTTTATCCGCAACATGCTGACCATTCTGTGCGAAGAGCGCCTGGCGCTGGCGCACTACCGTCCTGCCGCCATCGTCACCGGCGATATTGCGGTTTCTTCCGGCGAATAA
- a CDS encoding head-tail connector protein, which yields MEISAEQMALIKTHLRVDNDAEDSLITAYTTAAVDYVEKFCDGSLVESLSPPPEDKEPPREVLFTPGIWAAMLLLIGHWYANREAASQNLAETPLGVEALLIQHRRWH from the coding sequence GTGGAAATAAGCGCGGAGCAGATGGCGCTGATAAAGACGCATCTGAGGGTTGATAACGACGCCGAAGACTCTCTTATCACTGCCTACACCACGGCGGCCGTCGATTATGTTGAGAAATTTTGCGACGGTTCGCTGGTGGAATCCCTTTCGCCGCCCCCTGAAGACAAAGAGCCTCCCCGGGAGGTTCTTTTTACGCCCGGGATCTGGGCGGCAATGCTTCTGCTGATTGGCCACTGGTATGCGAACCGGGAAGCCGCGTCGCAGAATCTGGCGGAAACCCCGCTGGGCGTTGAGGCGTTGCTGATACAGCACCGTCGGTGGCACTGA
- a CDS encoding HK97-gp10 family putative phage morphogenesis protein, whose product MADGIEFSITGVDSLLGKLDAVSVDLRRKGGRAALRRAGNIIVEKAKTNARRVDDPGTGRSIADNIAMRWNGRLFKRTGDLSFRIGVLHGAVLKKHPDLGRNAPTPHWRLIEFGTENVRAQPIMRPAAESSIGEVINTFGTDYEKAIDRAIKRAQKKGIPP is encoded by the coding sequence ATGGCTGATGGTATTGAGTTCAGCATTACTGGCGTCGATTCTTTGCTGGGAAAACTGGATGCCGTCAGCGTCGATCTGCGTCGCAAAGGTGGCAGGGCTGCGCTCAGGCGTGCCGGCAACATCATCGTCGAGAAAGCGAAGACTAACGCCCGTCGCGTTGATGACCCGGGCACCGGCAGGAGCATCGCAGATAACATCGCCATGCGCTGGAATGGCCGTCTTTTTAAGCGTACGGGCGATCTCAGTTTTCGCATTGGCGTTCTTCACGGCGCGGTCCTTAAAAAGCACCCCGATCTTGGCAGGAATGCACCCACTCCTCACTGGCGCCTTATTGAGTTCGGTACCGAAAATGTTCGTGCCCAGCCAATTATGCGCCCGGCAGCGGAAAGCAGCATCGGCGAGGTGATAAATACCTTTGGCACTGATTATGAAAAGGCCATTGACCGTGCCATTAAGCGCGCTCAGAAAAAAGGAATACCACCATGA
- the gp17 gene encoding tail completion protein gp17 translates to MIAPIFGVCAASAAVTALIGSDPVRLYPFGQQDDAVVYPYAVWQNVTGLTENYLAHRPDADSFSLQVDAYADTVDEVIAVASALRDAIEPHAYITRLGEQEKDPETKRYRYSFDVDWIVTR, encoded by the coding sequence ATGATTGCGCCCATATTTGGTGTATGCGCGGCAAGTGCGGCGGTAACCGCGCTAATCGGCTCTGATCCTGTTCGACTATACCCCTTCGGCCAGCAGGATGATGCTGTCGTTTACCCGTATGCGGTGTGGCAGAACGTCACTGGCTTGACGGAAAACTATCTGGCGCATCGGCCGGATGCAGACTCCTTTTCGCTGCAGGTAGATGCGTACGCCGACACGGTGGACGAGGTTATCGCCGTCGCCTCTGCGCTGCGTGATGCCATTGAGCCGCACGCGTACATCACACGCCTTGGCGAGCAGGAGAAAGACCCGGAAACAAAGCGCTATCGCTACTCATTCGATGTTGACTGGATAGTCACTAGATAA